The Verrucomicrobiota bacterium JB022 genome contains a region encoding:
- a CDS encoding GspE/PulE family protein encodes MLQDPNPHLLDLLSSGEFRLMLDDIQPLLAKHGGPTLGFLEDLIESGVISKERAARLWGDSIHVAYVNPLMAIVTTEATERLPKEICEKAAVLPLYMIEGVLTVAMADPRDQRMQQRIASIAGVPISAVFGLPREIQDAINLYYLSQDTVQSAIAAFERKQTNEIEKLSEDDLKRFADSNLLSQILDELILFAIRERASDIHFEATEDQARIRFRIDGKLIHIYTYNRAVHRAFAIRLKVLCKLDIAESRFPQDGRFSMPLGMGKADFRLSFCPTVHGPKIVLRILAGVGRTRLMTLDEMMVSRNVLDPFRRLVQSPNGIIFVTGPTGSGKTTTLYSALQEINTADLNISTIEDPVEVQMAGLTQTQVNSQIDLKFSTLLRSMLRQDPDVLLVGEIRDLETAKIACEAALTGHLVLSTLHTNNAIQAVTRLIEIGIEPYMVAPSMLGVLAQRLAARICEKCKEPYYPSRNQLERYFKDIPDDREVPFYHGRGCNHCRQSGLRGRIAFHELLVVTNELRSLINRSASEAEMLVAARKAGYRSLRYDGLKKVLLGLTTIEEIEAQSVVEWED; translated from the coding sequence GTGCTCCAGGATCCTAACCCGCACCTGCTCGATTTGCTGAGCTCTGGCGAGTTCCGCCTCATGCTGGACGATATCCAGCCGCTGCTGGCCAAGCACGGCGGGCCCACGCTCGGCTTCCTCGAAGACCTCATCGAGAGCGGCGTGATCTCCAAGGAGCGCGCCGCACGCCTCTGGGGCGATTCCATCCACGTCGCCTACGTCAACCCGCTGATGGCCATCGTGACGACCGAGGCCACCGAGCGCCTGCCCAAGGAAATCTGCGAAAAGGCCGCCGTCTTGCCCCTCTACATGATCGAGGGCGTGCTGACCGTGGCCATGGCCGACCCGCGCGACCAGCGCATGCAGCAGCGCATCGCCAGCATCGCCGGGGTGCCCATCTCCGCCGTGTTTGGCCTCCCGCGCGAGATCCAGGACGCGATCAACCTTTACTACCTTTCGCAGGACACCGTCCAGAGCGCCATCGCCGCCTTCGAGCGCAAGCAGACCAACGAGATCGAGAAGCTGAGCGAGGACGACCTCAAGCGCTTTGCCGACAGCAATCTGCTCTCCCAGATCCTCGACGAGCTGATCCTCTTCGCCATTCGCGAGCGCGCTTCGGACATCCACTTTGAGGCGACCGAGGACCAGGCGCGCATCCGCTTCCGCATCGACGGCAAGCTGATCCACATCTACACCTACAACCGCGCCGTGCACCGCGCCTTCGCCATCCGCCTGAAGGTGCTCTGCAAGCTCGACATCGCCGAATCACGCTTCCCGCAAGACGGCCGCTTCAGCATGCCTCTCGGCATGGGCAAGGCCGACTTCCGCCTCAGCTTTTGCCCGACGGTGCACGGGCCCAAGATCGTACTGCGCATCCTCGCCGGCGTCGGTCGCACGCGCCTGATGACGCTCGACGAGATGATGGTCTCGCGCAACGTGCTGGACCCGTTTCGCCGCCTCGTGCAGAGCCCCAATGGCATCATCTTCGTCACCGGCCCCACCGGCTCGGGCAAGACGACGACGCTTTACTCCGCCCTGCAGGAGATCAACACGGCGGACCTCAATATCTCCACGATCGAAGACCCGGTGGAAGTACAGATGGCCGGGCTGACGCAGACGCAGGTCAATTCGCAGATCGACCTCAAGTTCAGCACTCTGCTGCGCTCCATGCTGCGGCAAGACCCTGACGTGCTGCTGGTGGGAGAAATCCGCGACCTCGAAACAGCCAAGATCGCCTGCGAAGCGGCACTGACGGGCCACCTTGTGCTGAGCACCCTGCACACCAACAACGCCATCCAGGCCGTCACCCGCCTGATCGAAATCGGGATCGAGCCCTACATGGTCGCGCCCTCGATGCTCGGCGTGCTGGCCCAGCGCCTGGCCGCCCGCATTTGCGAAAAGTGCAAGGAGCCCTATTACCCCAGCCGCAACCAGTTGGAGCGCTATTTCAAGGACATCCCCGACGACCGCGAAGTGCCGTTTTACCACGGGCGGGGTTGCAACCACTGCCGCCAGAGCGGCTTGCGCGGTCGTATCGCCTTCCACGAGCTCCTCGTCGTCACCAACGAGCTGCGCAGCCTGATCAACCGCAGCGCCAGCGAGGCCGAGATGCTGGTCGCCGCCCGCAAAGCCGGTTACCGCTCGCTGCGCTACGACGGGCTGAAAAAAGTTCTGCTCGGCCTCACCACGATCGAAGAAATCGAAGCCCAGTCGGTCGTGGAGTGGGAAGATTAG